One window from the genome of Epinephelus moara isolate mb chromosome 5, YSFRI_EMoa_1.0, whole genome shotgun sequence encodes:
- the LOC126390103 gene encoding FERM and PDZ domain-containing protein 1: MEVQDRSRSPSRRTSRVEQVVGRWLRRSRDLGSRSHSLSRDRVAVDGKPAECSGSDQRNYPFRFIVQIQRDPNLNSHGLTLSSQNPILVQEVTPGGPADGRLVPGDQLVKINNIAVEDLTPEQAAEIIRECQDTLTMTVLRTMLGPKSSFITPEKRAKLRSNPVKVHFAEEVEVNGHSQGNSLLFLPNVLKVYLENGQTKAFKFDPNTTVKDIVMTLKEKLSLSHIEHFSLVLEQQHSITKLLLLHDEERIQQVVQKKEAHDYRCLFRVCFMPKTLQTLLQEDPTAFEYLYLQGVNDVLQERFAVEMRCNTALRLAALHIQERLASCGQSPKTNLKMITKTWGIENFVSSTLLRNMREKDLRKAISYHMKKSQSQNDPKQKGLSVDQTRINYLEELSDLKSFGGKSFSATMMLQDRESMVTLLVGARYGVSQVVNHKLSILSTLTEFTSITRIELLPESDKVSLVKIYLQDIKPITLLLESAAAKDMSCLIAGYCRVFVDPNLNIFPWIHDSRKHRVSAEEGYVSRCGSDSDSSDLDMEPLVTQVSHDEKPCPRVRSSSDPEGRKRKEKNTRRNKDGKEKGDTPWEDKKQKEEKDADPEKENSPLDKNRESENEDTEQKEESEERMHDGRQMPIQITDNDSGDHGGKVGQQGEMGGGEAVRAAEEQPSVSEASDSCNTDSRVLTSPSSDSLDALEEDDFVSCSSSSVHPSASSQTLAHSHAPLHLHPYTYKHIQPHLLAPPPAHAHPLIHLTTQDKGGGCRRSGDGADPQLLTPISPSSSLHHHQKYPGNLCSDDTSLCFADLSRLVDFLPSPPEASEEEDEEEELRRRRRRRRRNMLKETGESERGAGERGSESKEGSVKEHPLSPSPSSPSSHMDYVFNFDQSDARCYYKLCSNITPDSARSLPHPLHQNEGEDWDQEGDPAKAVDLEPVPILQPPPGFGDSSSDEEFFDARDGFTSPEDSTSGAIPRDVRTEMKLDFLSTLSLSDIRVSVTDADSDGKVEEERKGEDEEGGGRETLFQLRKRCRKRRSFMETDYTSRVSYPEPDPEMQGLVSNRLHKNLLAEANDAQMLSSDPEPSAQTQNPSPTVSSLTHSEGEPAQLESKPILSIPCTYGPGSPHGLESHEQTRAPPAPSRTRKQEMEMEPDAMESKSVTDLVKVAAPTITVVRCRVDPDGKESADRRGDGKEEGEEQKEMGEGKEEGEKVETAGLSGNGPFTKHMFLPESTEEQEEEKKEGVIGYSSSSKRPPLGAERQPEGNTLSTCLIEVNKKSSNGLLGVHLIGLEQNTYVEEHMLEGVCETSNPPSHSPPPPPPSTPLPPIAGLHKSQSDCFVGEEGGSKNTGTSTTMSFSNSEEMQLCKLSHTNKAHLREDITTSVNEVETAGVVSSTATTSDEVTDSTNSDNVFDDEEVSNSLNSSLSDKKDDLAIVTKHGISGNSATASKGESKSTVKSLTNTEAHTRIYQVNSDYTRAINSITAKLGAATSATSPTFNAGAKLQSSSDSDQNPDEPRSDCTLLSAEAKGSLACPSLVNTATFHDISKAPPSPTNFLFQTYSPSIINRLSASTLRGKIQKLPLYLSRSQETINQAGLGNVTQSSVEDSSRDDIEITIKVTDVDDVTQTIETGTTVESVESDDSDATVTGSEVDEEFFVETNSAKSFHSVSEVKEVSSPLPVQTEPKSEHQNQLLYTGTVKNTPGPITKPPASTVNSLRRDTSGLKMDTPGPIKDAPESNMKVASPGEDFPGYKLNYQSRSVPPPVVVTTQNLNGPALPFHSQPQKVRRTSSDRPLMGLCRPTGQNSNSSTTLSSGCRVFTICEDPSQTKSPVEVGTTQPLKSDFGCTSVLASGCESVVEKVQVPLDACGCPTVYTNCFSSGDSFDEELTVYEFSCRTQSSGVTQTSGAGLPLITSPTIPTFLSTSSTHSPSFPHSIIFSSSTSELSPLLSPLSESSDHLLSQTHKNTISRLGQQRYPEPPTGFQVLRVDVDQLLSILESSGADRSVAGHGGRHPRDTCPAHFTENKRVLQIEARRLMSGCQKVVGIGQSPEEMLYSLADSFRTLVELAGICLWFSGCERCDRRNAEAVAGLADVARSFRDFCLAAERASSKRSCQDLSTKLLAKQCTALTASVFCLTQLFRTLTAL, from the exons ATGGAGGTGCAGGACAGGAGCCGCTCGCCTTCCCGTAGAACTAGTCGGGTGGAGCAGGTGGTGGGACGATGGCTGAGACGATCCCGGGACCTGGGCAGCAGGTCTCACTCTCTGAGCAG AGACCGGGTTGCAGTGGATGGGAAGCCAGCAGAGTGCAGTGGCTCTGATCAAAGGAATTACCCCTTCCGCTTCATTGTTCAGATCCAGCGGGACCCAAATCTCAACTCTCATGGCCTCACTCTGTCTTCCCAGAACCCCATCCTGGTGCAGGAGGTCACCCCAG GTGGTCCTGCAGATGGTCGTCTCGTCCCTGGCGACCAGCTTGTGAAGATCAATAACATCGCTGTCGAAGACCTGACCCCGGAGCAAGCTGCTGAGATAATCAG GGAGTGTCAAGATACGCTGACAATGACTGTCCTCAGAACGATGCTG GGCCCAAAGTCATCATTCATCACACCAGAGAAGAGGGCCAAGCTCAGGTCCAACCCTGTGAAAGTTCACTTTGCTGAGGAGGTGGAGGTCAATGGACACTCTCAG GGCAACTCACTGCTCTTCCTGCCCAATGTTCTGAAGGTGTATCTGGAGAATGGGCAGACCAAGGCCTTCAAATTTGACCCCAACACCACAGTCAAG GACATTGTGATGACACTGAAGGAAAAGCTTTCTCTTAGCCATATTGAACACTTCTCCCTGGTGTtggagcagcagcacagcattaCCAAACTACTGCTGCTACATGATGAGGAGAGGATAcagcag gtGGTTCAGAAGAAAGAAGCCCATGACTACAGATGTCTGTTCCGTGTTTGTTTTATGCCCAAAACCCTCCAGACGCTGCTGCAGGAGGATCCAACTGCCTTTGAGTACCTCTACCTGCAG ggggTGAATGATGTGCTGCAAGAGCGTTTTGCAGTAGAGATGAGGTGTAACACCGCACTGCGTCTCGCTGCGCTGCACATCCAGGAGAGACTGGCAAGCTGTGGACAGTCACCAAAGACCAACTTGAAGATGATCAC GAAGACGTGGGGCATAGAGAACTTTGTGTCATCCACCTTGTTGAGGAATATGCGAGAAAAAGATCTGAGGAAGGCCATCAGCTACCATATGAAGAAGAGCCAATCACAGAATGATCCCAAGCAGAAGGGTCTGTCAGTAGATCAGACACGGATAAACTACCTAGAGGAGCTGAGTGATCTCAAGTCATTTGGAGGGAAATCCTTCAGTGCCACCATGATG CTTCAGGACAGGGAGTCAATGGTGACCTTGTTGGTGGGGGCACGCTACGGGGTGAGTCAGGTGGTCAATCACAAACTGAGCATCCTGTCCACCCTCACAGAGTTCACCAGCATCACACGCATTGAGCTGCTGCCTGAATCTGACAAGGTCAGCCTGGTCAAAATATACTTGCAGGATATTAAG CCCATCACATTGCTATTGGAGTCAGCAGCCGCCAAAGATATGTCCTGCCTAATAGCAGGGTACTGTCGAGTGTTTGTTGACCCTAACCTCAACATCTTCCCCTGGATACATGACTCCAGgaagcacagagtgtctgctgAGGAAG GTTATGTGTCACGGTGTGGCAGCGACTCAGACTCCTCAGATCTGGACATGGAACCACTggtcacacaggtgtctcatgacGAAAAGCCCTGCCCTCGTGTCAGGTCCTCATCAGACCCAGAgggaagaaaaaggaaagaaaaaaacacaagaagaaaCAAAGATGGCAAAGAAAAGGGGGATACACCTTGGGAGGATAAAAAGCAAAAGGAAGAAAAGGATGCTGACCCCGAAAAGGAAAATTCTCCCCTAGATAAGAATAGAGAGAGTGAGAATGAAGATACGGAGCAGAAGGAGGAGTCGGAGGAGAGAATGCATGATGGTCGCCAAATGCCGATCCAGATAACAGACAATGATTCAGGGGACCATGGGGGAAAAGTGGGACAACAAGGTGAAATGGGAGGTGGAGAAGCAGTGCGAGCAGCAGAAGAGCAGCCATCTGTGTCAGAAGCATCAGATTCTTGTAATACTGACTCTCGTGTCCTCACCAGCCCCTCCAGTGACTCCCTCGATGCTTTGGAGGAAGATGACTTCGTTTCatgttcttcttcctctgtccaCCCCAGTGCTTCTTCTCAAACTCTTGCCCATAGCCACGCTCCCCTCCACCTTCACCCATACACTTATAAACACATTCAGCCCCACCTCCTTGCCCCGCCACCAGCTCATGCCCATCCCCTCATCCACCTCACAACTCAAGACAAAGGAGGAGGCTGCAGGAGGTCAGGCGACGGAGCCGATCCCCAACTCCTCACTCCCATCTCCCCCTCTTCGAGTCTTCACCACCACCAAAAATATCCAGGTAACCTCTGCTCTGATGACACTTCCCTGTGTTTTGCTGACCTCTCCCGCCTTGTGGACTTCCTGCCGAGTCCTCCAGAGGCcagtgaggaagaagatgaagaagaggagttgaggaggaggaggaggaggaggaggaggaatatgTTGAAAGAAACGGGGGAGTCAGAAAGAGGAGCAGGTGAAAGAGGAAGCGAAAGCAAGGAGGGCAGTGTTAAAGAACATCCACTATCCCCTTCTCCATCCTCCCCCTCTTCCCACATGGACTATGTGTTTAACTTTGACCAAAGCGATGCTCGCTGCTACTACAAACTCTGCTCCAACATCACCCCCGACAGCGCCCGCAGTCTTCCCCACCCGCTGCATCAGAATGAGGGAGAAGACTGGGACCAAGAGGGAGATCCAGCTAAGGCGGTTGACCTGGAGCCTGTCCCCATCCTTCAGCCACCACCTGGCTTTGGAGACAGCAGCTCTGATGAGGAGTTCTTTGATGCCAGAGATGGCTTCACCTCACCGGAAGACTCAACCTCAGGGGCCATACCAAGAG ATGTTCGCACAGAGATGAAACTGGACTTCCTCAGCACACTCAGCCTCAGTGACATCAGAGTCTCAGTGACAGATGCAGACAGTGATGGAAAagtggaagaagaaagaaaaggagaagacgaggagggaggaggcagaGAAACATTGTTCCAGCTCAGAAAAAGATGCCGTAAGCGCCGTTCCTTCATGGAAACTGATTACACCTCTAGAGTGTCATATCCAGAGCCAGATCCAGAAATGCAGGGCCTTGTCTCTAATAGGCTTCATAAGAACTTGTTGGCAGAAGCCAATGATGCACAGATGCTGAGTTCAGATCCTGAACCTTCAGCACAAACCCAGAATCCCAGTCCTACTGTCTCCTCGTTGACTCACTCTGAAGGGGAACCGGCTCAGCTCGAGTCAAAACCCATCCTGTCCATACCCTGCACCTATGGACCTGGCTCTCCACATGGTTTGGAGTCCCATGAGCAGACTAGGGCTCCACCGGCCCCCTCCAGGACCAGGAAACAAGAAATGGAGATGGAACCTGACGCAATGGAATCCAAATCGGTCACAGATCTTGTAAAGGTAGCAGCTCCTACCATCACCGTTGTCCGCTGCCGGGTTGATCCAGATGGGAAGGAGAGTGCTGATCGAAGGGGTGACGGaaaggaggaaggggaggaacAGAAGGAGATGGGTGAGggaaaagaggagggagagaaggtaGAGACAGCGGGTTTGTCAGGGAATGGACCTTTCACTAAACATATGTTTTTGCCAGAAAGCACTGAGGAgcaagaagaagagaagaaagagggGGTGATAGGGTACTCATCCAGTTCAAAGAGACCACCCCTAGGTGCTGAGAGGCAGCCAGAGGGCAACACACTGTCTACATGTTTGATAGAGGTGAATAAAAAGAGTAGTAATGGCCTTTTGGGAGTGCATCTGATTGGCTTAGAGCAAAACACATATGTAGAAGAACATATGCTTGAAGGTGTTTGTGAGACGTCAAATCCACCATCACACTcaccaccaccccctccaccctcAACCCCTCTACCTCCCATAGCAGGTCTTCACAAATCCCAAAGTGACTGTTTTGTAGGGGAAGAAGGAGGCAGCAAAAACACGGGAACCTCAACCACAATGTCTTTTTCTAATTCTGAGGAGATGCAACTCTGCAAACTGAGTCACACTAACAAGGCACATTTACGTGAAGACATCACCACTAGTGTTAATGAGGTTGAAACCGCTGGTGTTGTTAGCTCTACTGCGACTACCAGTGATGAAGTTACTGACAGCACCAATTCAGACAATGTTTTTGATGATGAAGAGGTGAGTAATTCTTTAAATTCTAGTTTAAGTGACAAGAAAGATGACTTGGCCATAGTTACAAAGCATGGCATCAGTGGAAATTCAGCTACAGCTAGTAAAGGTGAGTCTAAAAGTACTGTCAAGTCTCTTACCAACACTGAAGCACATACAAGAATTTATCAAGTAAATTCTGATTATACTCGAGCTATAAACTCTATCACCGCAAAGCTGGGAGCTGCAACAAGTGCCACCTCTCCTACATTTAATGCAGGTGCTAAATTGCAAAGTTCTTCCGATTCGGATCAAAATCCAGACGAACCCAGAAGTGACTGCACTTTGCTAAGTGCTGAAGCTAAAGGTAGTTTAGCTTGTCCTAGCTTAGTTAACACAGCCACATTCCATGATATCTCCAAAGCGCCTCCTTCTCCAACTAACTTCCTCTTTCAGACCTATTCTCCGAGCATTATCAATCGCTTATCTGCCTCCACACTAAGGGGGAAGATTCAAAAGTTGCCCCTTTATTTATCACGCTCCCAGGAAACCATCAACCAAGCAGGGCTGGGGAATGTAACTCAGAGTTCCGTTGAGGACAGCAGTAGGGACGACATCGAGATCACCATCAAAGTTACGgatgttgatgatgtcacacaaaCAATAGAGACGGGCACAACAGTAGAATCAGTGGAGTCGGATGATTCAGATGCAACGGTAACAGGATCTGAGGTGGATGAGGAGTTTTTTGTTGAAACAAACTCAGCTAAGAGTTTTCATTCAGTGTCAGAGGTGAAGGAAGTAAGCTCTCCATTGCCTGTACAGACTGAGCCCAAATCCGAACACCAAAATCAGCTCCTGTACACTGGAACTGTCAAGAACACACCTGGACCAATAACCAAGCCTCcagcctccacagtgaacagccTCCGAAGAGACACTTCAGGCCTAAAGATGGACACTCCTGGCCCTATAAAAGATGCTCCAGAATCAAACATGAAGGTCGCAAGTCCAGGTGAAGACTTTCCAGGTTATAAACTGAACTATCAGTCGCGTTCTGTTCCCCCTCCGGTCGTGGTGACCACACAGAATCTAAATGGGCCAGCACTCCCTTTTCATAGTCAGCCACAGAAAGTAAGACGGACCAGTAGCGACAGACCTTTGATGGGTCTTTGTAGGCCTACAGGGCAGAATTCAAACTCATCAACAACACTTTCCTCAGGCTGCAGGGTGTTTACCATCTGTGAGGATCCATCCCAGACAAAGAGCCCGGTCGAGGTGGGGACTACCCAACCCTTGAAGTCTGACTTTGGCTGCACTTCTGTGCTAGCGTCTGGATGTGAGTCAGTTGTGGAAAAGGTGCAGGTGCCGCTGGATGCTTGTGGTTGCCCAACAGTCTATACCAACTGCTTCAGCAGCGGGGACAGCTTTGACGAGGAGCTGACAGTCTACGAGTTCTCCTGTCGCACACAGAGCAGCGGTGTGACTCAGACTTCTGGAGCAGGTCTTCCTCTCATTACCTCTCCAACCATTCCCACCTTTCTTTCCACATCCTCCACtcactctccctccttcccaCACTCCatcattttctcctcctctacctCTGAGCTCAGTCCTCTCCTCTCACCACTGTCTGAGTCCTCTGACCATCTCCTGTCTCAAACACACAAGAACACCATCAGTCGGTTAGGGCAACAGCGCTACCCAGAACCTCCAACAGGTTTCCAAGTACTGCGCGTAGATGTGGACCAGCTCCTCTCCATTCTGGAAAGTAGTGGTGCTGACCGATCTGTGGCAGGCCATGGAGGTCGTCACCCAAGGGACACCTGCCCAGCCCACTTTACAGAGAACAAGAGGGTGCTCCAGATAGAGGCACGGCGGCTGATGTCAGGTTGCCAGAAGGTTGTGGGGATTGGACAGAGCCCCGAGGAGATGCTTTACTCCCTGGCTGACAGTTTCCGGACCCTGGTGGAGTTGGCAGGTATATGCCTGTGGTTCTCTGGTTGTGAAAGGTGTGACCGCAGAAACGCAGAGGCAGTTGCAGGTCTGGCAGATGTTGCCCGTTCATTCAGGGACTTCTGTCTGGCAGCGGAGCGAGCCAGCAGCAAGCGTAGCTGCCAGGACCTGAGCACCAAGCTGCTAGCAAAACAGTGCACTGCGCTCACTGCATCTGTCTTCTGCCTCACTCAGCTGTTCCGCACCCTCACTGCACTATGA